In Flavobacterium praedii, the DNA window TAGGTTTCCATCGTAATAGTAAACATTAAAATTGTTTTTAAAATATTTGTAACCCTCCATCGCGTGAAATTCATTACCCTCAATATTGGTTAATTCACCTTGACAATAAACACGATTATTCTTTTTATAAAATTGATAATAATAATTATCTGCATCAGGTATGTAAATGTAATCCTCAGTTCCACAGATTAGATCATATGATTCTACATATTTGCGCTTGGTATAATTTTCTGGAATTTTTAAAGTCTTATCAATTATTGCAAAATTATTCTTTTTGTTTTGACCGATCGCCAATGTGATAAAAGTCAAAAATACTAAAATTACTATTTTCATGATTTCTTTGAATAACGTTATTTTGATTTAAAAAGTTAATCTATTAAGTTTTTTGATATGGAAATTATTTGACATTTAAATTAGTGTTTTATATCTATATTTTTTACATTATTTGATGTGATTTGGGCCGATTTGCGGTAAAATAGCACACAACTTACATATATGCCTGACAAAATCACACATATCCACCCTAATCTAGGCAGCTTAGCTCTTAACAAACGTAGCGTTTATTTTTCTTTAAATCAATTCTAATACCGTTTATTACTTCCGGATTAATTCCTTCATTGTCTCCAATTGGATTTCCATTTTTTGTATGATGGCTTCTTTTTCGGCCAGTTGTTCCAGTAGTGCCTTTTCTCTAATGGTTTCAAAACGGTAGGGTAAATATTCCCCCAACTGGGCAATAAAATTGTGTTTCAATACCATGCTAAGTTTCCATAAAATAGCAAATTGCAGGGAATCTCTCTTGAAATAATCGTTCAATCCAGTAGGAATAATGCCCAATTCCCGTGCCACGTCTGCTTTCTTAATTTTGTTGTGAACAATGTGGTAATGAATAAAATTACCAATCAAAGGGTATCGTTCGCCAAGATCTTTCTTGTATTTCTTGCTGCTGTTTATCATTTTTATATGTTTTATTCTATAAAAATAATTATTTTTATCAATAAAATGGTGATAATGACTAATAATGTTGGTTTTAATTGCCTCTGTTATTGGTTGATAGTACCAGTATTGTTGGTTTTTAATACCAGTGTTGTTGGTTGTAAGTGCCAGTATTATTGGTTTTTAGTACCAGTATTGTTGGTTGTAAGTGCCAGTATTGTTGGTTTTTAGTACCGGTATTGTTGGTTATAAGCACTAGTATTATTGGTGTTAATGCCTAATTTATAAAGATAATCGGAGATTATGGCTGGATTGTAACTTTTGTTACACGAACCATTTTTACTTTGGTTTCATTTTTAAAAACTCCAGCGACCTCTTATATAAAAAGCATTTACCAAGTTATCGTATGAATTGGACTGATCTTGAAAAAAGGATTGCAAAATGAAATCGATATCAAAATTGTTGGCGACATTCCACGAGTATGTAGGGACAAGTATTAACGTGGTTTTTTCTGGAGAATAAATAAAAGAAAAATTAAAAGTGCTAATAGGGGAAATTGTTTTTACAATAGTGAAATAAAAATTATAGCGAAATGGGAAAAGGGATTTTGCCGAAATGTTTGGGCTATACAAAGATCCATTGGTTAAGAGAACATTCGAAGGATTGCTGTTGTATAAGGTCGCCACAGAAACATACCAATTGTCCGAGAAAGTGAGGTCAGACAGTAACGATAAATTGAAAGTGTTTGCGGAGTCTACAGCATTTTTTTTGGGGTGAAAATAACTCATTTCTCCCTTGAAACCCGCTTTTTTGATGTTGCCTGCCCAACCGGCACCAACCACATAATCCGTCTGGTATAATCCTCCCAAGAATTGAAAATCATAATTCCATTTGTTGTATTTGTATAAAAAAGCGGTGGTGGGAGTGTCTTTGTCCTCTTCGAATTTATAGGCGAATTCAATAGAAGAATCATCGCTCAAGTTGCGATGAATACTTACGGCATCGCTACCCGGACGCTCTTCGTAATCAAATTCCAGAAAATTATAGGCATTAAAAATATCATTGGTATTCCAAATATTGGTGATGCCCCAATTAATGCGTTGTCGACCAATAATGACATCCCATTTTTCATCGGAATACTCGAGCAACATTCTGTCGATTACGGATTGAGCCACAATTGATTTTTCATCAATCCATAAAAAGGAAAGATCCAATAAACCGTTTTCCTGATCAATTGATTGGCCAAATTCTGGGGTTTGTTTTATTATTTCCCCATAAAATATTCGATTGCGGATTTCCAAACGACCCGTAAATTTTGGAGTCATATTGACTTTAAAGTTTAATCGATTGTGGATTAAATTTGCAGATGCATTCGAATCTATTTTCTGAATAAAATAAGTGCTTTGCATATCTTTTATATATCCTTTGAGTTCTATCAACGGTATTTTTGTTTCCTCAGTTTGTGCAGTGGCTGTCAAGAAGAGAAAACATAAAATTTCGATTAAGATGTAGCTATGAAATTTCACAATTGCCTATTTTATTTCAATAATTATTCATGAATAATGGTTGTCGGGTCTGTATCTGCAACAATTTTTCCGTCCTCAAGAGTGATAACTCTTCGGGCTCTATTGATGACTCTTTGGTCATGTGTAGAAAATACAAAAGTCATATTTTCTTCCTGATTGAGTTGGAGCATCATGTCCAGTAAATTTTCTGCCGAAACAGAATCGAGATTTGCTGTGGGTTCATCGGCCAAAATAAATTGAGGTTTTGGTGCCAAAGCTCTTGCCACCGCAACACGCTGTTGTTGCCCGCCTGATAATTCTCTTGGTCTTTTATTGATTTTATCTTCTAGTCCTATTTGTTTGAGTAATTCTGAAACACGTTGTTCTGTTTCTTTTTTGGAACGCTTTTGCAAAAGCATAATGAACTCAATATTTTCTTTGGTCGTAAGCACTGGAATTAAATTATAAGATTGAAAAACAAAACCAATATTGTTCAGTCGAAAGTCAATCAACTCATTTCCTTTGAGTTTTGTGATATTGGTTCCGTTGATTTCAACAAAACCCTCCGATGGAATGTCCAATCCTCCAATCATGTTTAATAAAGTCGTTTTTCCGGAACCCGAAGGTCCTTTTATAGCTGTAAATTCTCCTCGGGAAATGTGGAGATGCACTTTGTTTAAAGCATATACCGGAATGGTTTTTTCATCGTATATCTTCGATAGGTTGTGTGCATCGATAACTGTTTTTTGCATGGCGATTATTTTTTTAAAGATTCCGCTGGATTCAATTGTAATGCTCTTCTTGCGGGTAATAAAGCTGAGAATATGGCTGTTATCACAACCAAAAACATAATGATTTCAAACTGTCTTGTCGTTAAACTCGGGTAGATTATGGAGCTGTAACCAAAACTGGAATATACTTCTGAAAAATTGCTTAAATCAATTCCCGTTTTCTGACTTATCAAAATAGAGAGGAAGCCAAGTAGTATTCCTATTGGGCAACCAGCCAATATGAGGAAAAAAGTTTCCAGAAGGATCATCATAAATATTTTGAATTTATTCATGCCCAAGGCAAGTAACATTCCTATTTCCCGCGTTCTTTCCAATACCGCCATCATCATGGTGTTGACGATTCCAAAAGCCAATGCCAAAAGAATTATTCCCATAAAGATAAATACCATTTGGTCCCCCACAGAAACCGTTAATCTTAGTTCAGGGGCAATTTCCATCCAATTCATAATTTCGATTCCAGTAAATTTTTGTTTCAAATCGCTTTGGGTTTCATTCAATGATTTACTGGATTGGAGCAGCACGGCAATTTCATTCACTTCATTGGGAATTCCTGCTAGTGAGTCTATATCGTTAATTTTGACAAAAACATTGGCATCATCATAAGGGGCGTTAATGGTTTTATAAATTGCTTGTATTCTAAATGCTGCCGAAGCCAAATTGCCATTTTTATCCTGAAAAGTTAGAATGGTTTTTTTGTTGAGGTTGAGGTTGAGTTTTTTTCGAAGTTTTTCACTCAATATAATTTCATTATTTTTTTTGGGATTAAAATAATTTCCTTTAATGATTTTTCCCTTGAGGTTCGTCAGTTGTTGTTCGAGTTCCGGGATTATGCCATTAATTGTGATGCCGCTACTTCCCGAAGGCGAAGCAATCATTCCTTTGATGATGATACGGGCTGAAGCGGCTTTTACTTTATTGTCTTTGCGTATAATTTCAAGCATTTTTTTACCCTTCGGCAAATGATATTTTATATCGTACTCTTTTCTGAACTCGCGATTGTGCAGCTGTATATGGGATAATTCGCTGGTGATGGCGCTATTTACCCGTTGTTCAATCATGCCATTGTAAAAAGCCATCATAAAAATTCCAGCCCATAAACCAATACTTACCGCTGTGATTATAATGAGGCTTCTTTTTTTGCTTCTCCAAATGTTTCTACTGGCGATCTTTGTCAACATGATAGTTTTATTTTTTATTTTTTCATCGCTTCAACAGGATTTAAACTGTTTACATGCCAAAGAGGATACAAACCAATAAGGACAGCCATTGCCAAAACAATTAACGATTGGTTGATAAAGATGTTTTTGTCAACAGCAGTAGGGAAGAGGGCTTCAAAGCCAAATTGCTCATAGACTTTGGCTATTTCACCTCCAAAACGAATAGGTTTTTCTTTTAAATATATAACTATTGGCAAACTCAACACAAAACCCAAAAGAACCCCAAACAAAGTGATCAGGATGGTTTCTCCGAATAAAATCAATTCTAATTCGGATTTTTTCATACCAATGGCAATGAGCATTCCAAACTCATATTTGCGTTCGGTGGTCATCATTAATACCGTTCCAAACAACCCGAAACCAATGATGATGTATAATATTCCCGAAAAAATGTAAAATGAAAATCCGTCAGCTTTAATGTGATTGGCTATTTTTGGCATCATTTCCTGCCAAGGCATTACCTCGTATTTATTACCTATTTTAGTTTTTAAATTTTGCACGATAACATCAGTGTTTTCAGGGTTGTCAATTCCGAAAGAGATTGAAGTAAGTCGGTTTTCGGCGCTCAATAAATATTGGGTGGCACGCAGCGGTAAATAGACAAAAGAGTCATTCATGGCCGGTGAAGCAAGGTGTACTATGCCTTTTATTTTGTATTTGCCAGCGGCCAGTACCCCTTGAAATCCTTGGCCAAAAAGCACAATGGTGTCATTGATATTTGCGTCCAATCGGTTGGCTAGGCCTTCTGCAAGGAGTATGTTTTCTTCGGTGTTTTCAAAATAGTTGCCTTTGATTATTTTCTTTTTTAATTGGGTCAGATTATTTTCTTCTATAGCATCAGTTCCAACCAAGAGGCATCCTTTGGTGCTATTTCCTTTAGATGCCAAAATAAAAGTTTCGAGACGAGGAGCAATTTTCTTTATTTGAGTATTTTGTTGAAGTTGTAAGGTTAAAGCATTTTTTAATTCAAAGCTGTTGTCTAAAACCTGTTCGTCCCAATAGCCCTTTTGATGAATTTGAATATATCCTGAATAATATCCAACTACGTTTTTGATTAAATTATTAAAAACGCCATTTTGAAATGATTTCATCAAAACCGCAAACAAAACCGCAAATGCTATTGAAGCCATTGTTATTAATGTTCGTCGGCTGTTGCGCCAAAGGTTTCTCCAAATTAATTTGAGTATCATTTTGCCTTGGTTATGTTTTGGGTGGTAAAAAAGGAATCGTCTAAAGGAGTGTCAAATACCAAGGAATTGTAAATTAAAACGGTCTTATTCCCTTTTTTGTTAGCAGGTATCATTTCCATTTTTCCGGGTAATAATCGATCGCCCAATAGTTTTATATCCGAACAATGCATGGTGTTGATCAGCATGCCGTCTTCATCATAATATTCTACATAGAGCATCATAAAATCTTTTTTATCAATATCCATAATCACTTTTCCCCAAACAACAGCCGATTTTGGTTTGGGTAGGAGTTGAATTTTATAACAGCTTCTTCCATCTACTATGACATCTTCCAAAAAAGAATGATTGTAGTCTTCCAGAATTGAGGCTTCTTTGACCAAATCATCATTTGTAAAATCAGTTCCCATCCAACTTTGACTCATCATCGAAGGTGGCATTTTGATGGTTCGTTCTATAGAGGGAATCCAATTCCAAACTTCCTTTTTTCGTTTCAGGAATACGACTCCTTTTTCTTTGGCTGGAGCCAAAACCAATATAAAACTTAAATCATTGCCTTTTGTCCATGCTTTTACGGTCATTTCTCGTGTCCAAGTTGGCCGGATTGTTTGAATGGTAATATTAGCGATAGAGGTTTTACCTTTGGATTTTTCTTCTGCATTTTTTACAATATCTTTTGCTTCTTGCGCCAAAGCAATGATTGATAAATGAAAAAATAAAAGGACTAATATTTTTTTCATGTCAAAAGCTATTTTGAACGAATAGGCAATTGGTATTCAAGATTCCTATTCTTGGGTTTTATAAACAAGATAGTCGCATGTTGCGATTTTGGAGTAAAATCGATTTTAATAGTTTAATAAAAGTAGGTTTTATGAAAAGATAAGAAGCTTAATTGTTGAAAAATCAAATGAATTTATGTTCTAAATTTAGTACGTTATTTATTGATTTATCATTGGTATAATCAGTGTTTTTTAGTCAAAACGGATCAGATAATAGGTGACTCAAAGATAGCAATTTTTTCCTTTTGTGAGGCTTTAAATTAATGATTTATTTATTATTAAGTATTTGTTTTGTAGTATTTTATGGGAATAATAAATTGTTTTTGGGATCATTGGTTTTTATTGATTTTTTGGTTTTGAAGAAGAATCCAGATATAGTAGATTGGGCTATTTTATAAACAGTAATGGTATAAGTTTAGAAATTGTCTGTTTTTATTGTGAAAAGGATTTGAATTTTGGTAGTTAAGAATCTATTTTTCATTTCTTGGCAAGGAAAATATTTTTTTGATGTAGGTTTCAAATTAACCTATCTTTGCGCACTGATAAAAAGCCTATATGAAGTTTGACTTATTAAAAACAGATCCGCAATCGAAAGCTCGTGCGGGAAGTATTACTACAGATCACGGTGTTATTGAAACGCCAATTTTTATGCCTGTTGGAACCGTAGCTTCGGTAAAAGGAGTGCATCAACGGGAATTGAAAGAGGAAATAAACCCTGATATTATTCTTGGAAATACCTATCATTTATACTTGCGTCCACAAACCGAAATTCTTGAAAAAGCGGGTGGATTGCATAAAT includes these proteins:
- a CDS encoding transcriptional regulator — translated: MINSSKKYKKDLGERYPLIGNFIHYHIVHNKIKKADVARELGIIPTGLNDYFKRDSLQFAILWKLSMVLKHNFIAQLGEYLPYRFETIREKALLEQLAEKEAIIQKMEIQLETMKELIRK
- a CDS encoding ABC transporter ATP-binding protein, producing MQKTVIDAHNLSKIYDEKTIPVYALNKVHLHISRGEFTAIKGPSGSGKTTLLNMIGGLDIPSEGFVEINGTNITKLKGNELIDFRLNNIGFVFQSYNLIPVLTTKENIEFIMLLQKRSKKETEQRVSELLKQIGLEDKINKRPRELSGGQQQRVAVARALAPKPQFILADEPTANLDSVSAENLLDMMLQLNQEENMTFVFSTHDQRVINRARRVITLEDGKIVADTDPTTIIHE
- a CDS encoding ABC transporter permease, which gives rise to MLTKIASRNIWRSKKRSLIIITAVSIGLWAGIFMMAFYNGMIEQRVNSAITSELSHIQLHNREFRKEYDIKYHLPKGKKMLEIIRKDNKVKAASARIIIKGMIASPSGSSGITINGIIPELEQQLTNLKGKIIKGNYFNPKKNNEIILSEKLRKKLNLNLNKKTILTFQDKNGNLASAAFRIQAIYKTINAPYDDANVFVKINDIDSLAGIPNEVNEIAVLLQSSKSLNETQSDLKQKFTGIEIMNWMEIAPELRLTVSVGDQMVFIFMGIILLALAFGIVNTMMMAVLERTREIGMLLALGMNKFKIFMMILLETFFLILAGCPIGILLGFLSILISQKTGIDLSNFSEVYSSFGYSSIIYPSLTTRQFEIIMFLVVITAIFSALLPARRALQLNPAESLKK
- a CDS encoding ABC transporter permease, encoding MILKLIWRNLWRNSRRTLITMASIAFAVLFAVLMKSFQNGVFNNLIKNVVGYYSGYIQIHQKGYWDEQVLDNSFELKNALTLQLQQNTQIKKIAPRLETFILASKGNSTKGCLLVGTDAIEENNLTQLKKKIIKGNYFENTEENILLAEGLANRLDANINDTIVLFGQGFQGVLAAGKYKIKGIVHLASPAMNDSFVYLPLRATQYLLSAENRLTSISFGIDNPENTDVIVQNLKTKIGNKYEVMPWQEMMPKIANHIKADGFSFYIFSGILYIIIGFGLFGTVLMMTTERKYEFGMLIAIGMKKSELELILFGETILITLFGVLLGFVLSLPIVIYLKEKPIRFGGEIAKVYEQFGFEALFPTAVDKNIFINQSLIVLAMAVLIGLYPLWHVNSLNPVEAMKK
- a CDS encoding outer membrane lipoprotein-sorting protein, producing the protein MKKILVLLFFHLSIIALAQEAKDIVKNAEEKSKGKTSIANITIQTIRPTWTREMTVKAWTKGNDLSFILVLAPAKEKGVVFLKRKKEVWNWIPSIERTIKMPPSMMSQSWMGTDFTNDDLVKEASILEDYNHSFLEDVIVDGRSCYKIQLLPKPKSAVVWGKVIMDIDKKDFMMLYVEYYDEDGMLINTMHCSDIKLLGDRLLPGKMEMIPANKKGNKTVLIYNSLVFDTPLDDSFFTTQNITKAK